Proteins encoded together in one Lathyrus oleraceus cultivar Zhongwan6 chromosome 5, CAAS_Psat_ZW6_1.0, whole genome shotgun sequence window:
- the LOC127080015 gene encoding uncharacterized protein LOC127080015: protein MVTTTSERFTENHKDSDNEESSGEKKVEIEKVPQTPPEREVVKKVEKEELCVVPPPYKSPIPFPQRSVEVKVDPKSERKEELSENIHTNAPLFATLNKKREFEAHEIRELISIKRGKPDFEVVFSKIEPKPEKLALRIEPEPPPQTPLGPFPEKHTDMVTTTSERFTENHKDSDNEESSGEKKVEIEKVPQTPPEREVVKKVEKEELCVVPPPYKSPIPFPQRSVEVKVDPKSERKEELSENIHTNAPLFATLNKKREFEAHEIRELISIKRGKPDFEVVFSKIEPKPEKLALRIEPEPPPQYLLEFIELLTFIMQPVDTIFRGSVQRRRYDYLAQKDMALTIYYGPTMDKLGI from the exons ATGGTAACAACCACCAGTGAAAGATTTACCGAAAATCATAAGGATAGTGATAATGAGGAGAGTTCAGGTGAGAAAAAAGTAGAGATTGAGAAAGTTCCACAAACACCACCCGAAAGGGAGGTTGTCAAAAAGGTAGAGAAGGAAGAGCTATGTGTTGTCCCTCCTCCCTATAAATCACCAATTCCTTTCCCACAAAGGTCTGTGGAAGTTAAGGTAGACCCCAAATCCGAAAGAAAAGAGGAGCTATCAgaaaatatccacaccaatgcacCTTTATTTGCCACCCTGAACAAGAAGAGAGAATTTGAAGCCCATGAAATTAGGGAACTAATTAGTATAAAAAGGGGCAAACCAGACTTTGAGGTGGTGTTTTCAAAAATTGAACCTAAACCTGAAAAGCTAGCTCTCAGAATAGAgccagaaccaccaccacaa ACACCTCTAGGACCTTTCCCTGAGAAACATACGGATATGGTAACAACCACCAGTGAAAGATTTACCGAAAATCATAAGGATAGTGATAATGAGGAGAGTTCAGGTGAGAAAAAAGTAGAGATTGAGAAAGTTCCACAAACACCACCCGAAAGGGAGGTTGTCAAAAAGGTAGAGAAGGAAGAGCTATGTGTTGTCCCTCCTCCCTATAAATCACCAATTCCTTTCCCGCAAAGGTCTGTGGAAGTTAAGGTAGACCCCAAATCCGAAAGAAAAGAGGAGCTATCAgaaaatatccacaccaatgcacCTTTATTTGCCACCCTGAACAAGAAGAGAGAATTTGAAGCCCATGAAATTAGGGAACTAATTAGTATAAAAAGGGGCAAACCAGACTTTGAGGTGGTGTTTTCAAAAATTGAACCTAAACCTGAAAAGCTAGCTCTCAGAATAGAgccagaaccaccaccacaa TATCTACTTGAATTCATCGAGCTACtgactttcatcatgcaaccagTAGATACCATTTTCAGAGGCAGTGTTCAGAGAAGGCGGTATGATTATCTAGCCCAGAAGGATATGGCACTGACCATATATTATGGACCGACCATGGATAAATTAGGCATCTGA